A genomic region of Deltaproteobacteria bacterium contains the following coding sequences:
- a CDS encoding divergent polysaccharide deacetylase family protein, with protein sequence MGRLISKKSARALKTLALVFVAVVLAAAVFYWKAKGGGMEYPEPIVTPRPVPMPPAPSPVVIAPPSLPMFVIVIDDMGTKLSEIKEIISFGIPVTVAVMPFEKYSAEVARLANEKGLEVILHMPMEPKDAAAHSPGSNAVLTTMTDKEVRAMVKRSIEAVPHVSGLNNHMGSKFTEDGPKMTAALTEVRDKGLFFLDSLTSSESKGMAVSRELSIKAAERSVFLDNSLDKEYIKGQFLKAIKIAKKHGSVIVIGHPHKETLEVIKEMAHVIREEGLEPSRVSDVAR encoded by the coding sequence ATGGGGCGGTTGATATCTAAAAAAAGCGCGAGGGCCCTAAAAACCCTCGCGCTTGTCTTTGTGGCGGTTGTTCTTGCCGCAGCGGTCTTCTACTGGAAGGCAAAGGGCGGCGGCATGGAGTACCCGGAGCCTATCGTTACGCCGCGCCCAGTGCCGATGCCGCCGGCGCCTTCGCCGGTAGTCATTGCTCCTCCCTCTCTTCCAATGTTCGTTATAGTAATAGACGACATGGGCACAAAGCTCTCCGAGATAAAGGAGATCATCTCCTTTGGCATTCCGGTAACAGTTGCCGTAATGCCATTTGAGAAATATTCGGCAGAGGTGGCAAGGCTCGCAAACGAAAAAGGGCTCGAGGTCATACTGCACATGCCAATGGAGCCAAAGGATGCGGCTGCGCATAGCCCGGGCTCTAACGCCGTTCTAACCACGATGACCGATAAGGAAGTCAGGGCCATGGTCAAAAGGTCCATAGAGGCCGTGCCGCATGTAAGCGGCTTAAATAACCACATGGGCTCCAAGTTCACGGAAGACGGCCCGAAGATGACGGCGGCGCTGACAGAGGTGAGAGACAAGGGGCTGTTCTTTCTCGACAGCCTTACATCGTCTGAGTCAAAGGGCATGGCCGTTTCAAGGGAACTTTCCATCAAGGCCGCGGAAAGAAGCGTATTCCTCGATAACTCGCTCGATAAGGAGTATATCAAGGGCCAGTTCTTGAAGGCCATAAAGATAGCCAAAAAACACGGCAGCGTTATCGTGATAGGGCACCCGCACAAGGAAACCCTCGAGGTTATTAAGGAAATGGCGCATGTCATAAGGGAAGAAGGCCTCGAGCCATCCAGGGTTTCGGACGTTGCCAGGTGA